A single window of Nicotiana sylvestris chromosome 3, ASM39365v2, whole genome shotgun sequence DNA harbors:
- the LOC104243280 gene encoding protein TOPLESS-like isoform X2 — MSSLSRELVFLILQFLDEEKFKESVHKLEQESGFFFNMKYFEDEVHNGNWDEVEKYLSGFTKVDDNRYSMKIFFEIRKQKYLEALDKRDRSKGVEILVKDLKVFASFNEDLFKEITQLLTLENFRENEQLSKYGDTKSARAIMLVELKKLIEANPLFRDKLQFPNLKNSRLRTLINQSLNWQHQLCKNPRPNPDIKTLFVDHSCGQPNGARAPSPANNPLLGSVPKPGSFPPLGAHGPFQPGPPPVAAPLAGWMSNAPTVAHPAVSGGPMGLGSSSIPASLKHPRTPPTNPSMDYPSGESDHVAKRTRSLGISDEVNLPVNVLPISFPGQGHNQALSVPDDMPKTVARTLNQGSSPMSMDFHPSQQTLLLVGTNVGDIALWEVGSRERLVLRNFKVWDLGACSMPLQTALVKDPGVSVNRVIWSPDGSLFGVAYSRHIVQIYSYHGNDDIRQHLEIDAHVGGVNDLAFSHPNKQLCVITCGDDKTIKVWDATSGAKQYTFEGHEAPVYSVCPHHKENIQFIFSTALDGKIKAWLYDNLGSRVDYDAPGRWCTTMAYSADGTRLFSCGTSKDGESHIVEWNESEGAVKRTYLGFRKRSLGVVQFDTTKNRFLAAGDDFSIKFWDMDHVQLLTSIDADGGLPASPRIRFNKDGSLLAVSANENGIKILANSDGIRLVRTFENLAYDASRASESAKPTVNQISASSSGFADRVASGVGISGMNGDARNTVDVKPRIVEEPNDKSKIWKLTEITEPSQCRSLKLPENLRVTKISRLIYTNSGNAILALASNAIHLLWKWQRNERNSSGKATASVSPQLWQPSSGILMTNDVTEPNHEEAVSCFALSKNDSYVMSASGGKISLFNMMTFKTMTTFMPPPPAATFLAFHPQDNNIIAIGMDDSTIQIYNVRVDEVKSKLKGHSKRITGLAFSHSLNVLVSSGADSQLCVWSTDGWEKQRARSLQLLGRSTSQSDTRVQFHQDQTHFLVVHEAQIAIYETTKLECVKQWVPRESAAPISHATFSCDSQLIYASFLDATVCVFTFTPLHMRCRIIPSAYLSPSISNSNVHPVVVAAHPQDPNQFALGLSDGSVHVFEPLESEGKWGVPPPLENGSANGMPTAPSAGASGSEQAPR; from the exons ATGTCATCTCTCAGCAGAGAACTTGTGTTCTTGATTTTACAGTTTCTAGATGAGGAAAAGTTCAAAGAATCTGTCCACAA GCTTGAACAAGAATCTGGCTTTTTCTTTAACATGAAGTACTTTGAAGATGAAGTGCATAATGGTAACTGGGATGAAGTTGAAAAGTATCTGTCTGGTTTTACCAAAGTGGACGACAACCGTTATTCCATGAAAATTTTCTTTGAAATAAGGAAGCAAAAGTATCTTGAGGCATTGGACAA GCGTGACCGGTCCAAGGGTGTTGAAATTCTTGTAAAAGATCTTAAAGTTTTTGCATCGTTCAATGAGGACCTTTTTAAGGAGATTACTCAGCTGTTAACACTAGAGAATTTCAG GGAGAATGAACAGCTGTCCAAGTATGGGGATACTAAATCCGCACGGGCTATCATGTTGGTTGAGCTCAAGAAGCTTATTGAAGCAAATCCATTGTTTCGTGACAAATTGCAGTTTCCAAACCTCAAAAATTCAAGATTGCGAACTTTGATTAACCAAAG CTTAAATTGGCAGCACCAACTTTGTAAAAATCCTAGGCCAAATCCAGATATTAAAACTCTTTTTGTGGATCATTCTTGTGGACAACCAAATGGTGCTCGTGCTCCATCACCTGCAAACAATCCGTTGCTTGGATCAGTGCCAAAACCTGGCAGCTTTCCTCCTCTTGGTGCACATGGG CCTTTCCAACCTGGGCCACCACCTGTGGCAGCTCCACTTGCTGGTTGGATGTCCAACGCACCGACTGTAGCTCATCCAGCAGTTTCTGGTGGACCTATGGGTCTTGGTTCTTCATCTATTCCAG CTTCCCTTAAACATCCTAGGACTCCACCAACAAATCCTTCCATGGATTATCCATCTGGGGAATCTGATCATGTTGCCAAAAGAACTAGGTCACTTGGAATATCTGACGAG GTTAATCTTCCTGTCAATGTGCTGCCTATATCATTTCCAGGGCAAGGTCATAATCAAGCGCTTAGCGTACCTGATGACATGCCCAAGACTGTTGCACGAACATTAAACCAGGGATCATCTCCCATGAGCATGGATTTTCATCCTTCTCAGCAGACGTTGCTTCTAG TCGGCACAAATGTTGGAGATATTGCATTGTGGGAAGTTGGTTCTAGGGAGAGACTGGTGTTGAGAAACTTCAAAGTCTGGGACTTGGGTGCATGTTCAATGCCGTTGCAG ACTGCTTTGGTAAAAGATCCTGGTGTCTCAGTTAACCGTGTTATATGGAGCCCCGATGGTTCATTATTTG GGGTTGCATACTCTAGGCACATTGTTCAAATATATTCTTATCATGGAAATGATGATATTCGTCAGCATTTGGAG attgatgctcatgttggaggcGTAAATGATCTTGCATTCTCTCACCCTAATAAGCAGCTTTGTGTTATAACATGTGGAGACGACAAAACTATAAAG GTTTGGGATGCCACATCTGGTGCAAAACAATACACATTTGAGGGTCATGAGGCTCCTGTGTACTCTGTGTGCCCTCACCATAAAGAGAACATTCAG TTTATTTTCTCAACAGCATTAGATGGAAAGATAAAAGCATGGCTATATGATAATTTGGGATCTCGAGTAGATTATGATGCTCCTGGTCGTTGGTGCACGACAATGGCATACAGTGCCGACGGAACTAG ACTATTTTCATGTGGAACCAGCAAAGATGGGGAGTCACACATTGTTGAGTGGAACGAAAGTGAAGGGGCTGTCAAGAGAACATATCTAGGTTTTCGGAAAAGATCGTTGGGTGTTGTACAATTTGATACaactaaaaatagatttttggCAGCTGGTGATGATTTCTCGATCAAATTCTGGGATATGGACCATGTTCAACTCCTGACCAGTATTGATGCTGATGGAGGTCTTCCA GCAAGCCCTCGAATTCGATTTAACAAGGACGGTTCTCTATTGGCTGTTTCTGCTAATGAAAATGGTATAAAGATTTTGGCCAATAGTGATGGTATTCGTTTAGTTCGTACTTTTGAGAACCTAGCTTATGATGCTTCCAGGGCATCTGAAAGTGCAAAG CCCACAGTAAATCAAATATCAGCAAGTAGTTCTGGATTTGCAGACAGGGTGGCCTCTGGTGTTGGCATCTCCGGAATG AATGGAGATGCAAGAAATACAGTGGATGTAAAACCCAGGATTGTTGAAGAGCCTAATGATAAATCTAAGATATGGAAGCTCACTGAAATTACTGAACCATCACAGTGCCGGTCCTTGAAGCTTCCTGAGAACCTCAGAGTGACTAAG ATATCAAGGTTAATATATACAAACTCTGGTAATGCTATCTTAGCATTAGCATCAAATGCTATTCACCTGCTTTGGAAGTGGCAAAGAAATGAACGCAATTCCAGTGGAAAG GCAACAGCCAGTGTATCACCTCAATTGTGGCAACCTTCAAGTGGCATCCTAATGACAAATGACGTGACCGAACCAAACCATGAGGAAGCTGTTTCCTGCTTTGCTTTGTCCAAGAATGACTCTTATGTGATGTCAGCATCTGGAGGAAAGATCTCCTTGTTCAATATGATGACATTCAAG ACAATGACGACTTTCATGCCCCCACCTCCAGCAGCAACTTTTCTAGCATTCCATCCTCAAGATAATAACATTATCGCTATTGGCATGGATGATTCTACCATCCAGATATATAATGTTCGAGTGGATGAG GTTAAAAGCAAGCTTAAAGGCCACTCTAAAAGGATAACTGGCCTCGCCTTCTCTCATTCGCTTAATGTGCTGGTTTCTTCAGGAGCTGATTCTCAG CTGTGTGTATGGAGCACCGATGGGTGGGAAAAGCAGAGAGCTAGATCCTTGCAGCTGCTGGGGAGATCAACATCTCAGTCAGATACCAGAGTGCAGTTTCATCAGGACCAAACTCATTTCCTGGTTGTGCATGAGGCGCAGATTGCTATATATGAAACAACAAAATTGGAATGTGTAAAGCAG TGGGTTCCACGTGAAAGTGCTGCCCCTATTTCTCATGCGACATTCTCGTGTGATAGCCAGCTGATATATGCCAGTTTCTTGGATGCAACTGTTTGCGTATTCACTTTTACGCCCCTCCATATGCGATGCCGTATTATTCCTTCAGCTTATCTATCACCAAGTATTAG CAATTCGAATGTCCACCCAGTTGTAGTTGCAGCACATCCACAAGATCCAAACCAGTTCGCATTAGGCTTGTCAGATGGTAGTGTTCATGTTTTCGAACCACTTGAATCTGAAGGCAAATGGGGGGTCCCTCCGCCACTTGAAAATGGATCAGCAAATGGTATGCCAACCGCTCCATCTGCTGGAGCTTCAGGCTCCGAACAAGCACCAAGATAA
- the LOC104243280 gene encoding protein TOPLESS-like isoform X1, protein MDLQTHRFFHTSSGLEDKAVAMSSLSRELVFLILQFLDEEKFKESVHKLEQESGFFFNMKYFEDEVHNGNWDEVEKYLSGFTKVDDNRYSMKIFFEIRKQKYLEALDKRDRSKGVEILVKDLKVFASFNEDLFKEITQLLTLENFRENEQLSKYGDTKSARAIMLVELKKLIEANPLFRDKLQFPNLKNSRLRTLINQSLNWQHQLCKNPRPNPDIKTLFVDHSCGQPNGARAPSPANNPLLGSVPKPGSFPPLGAHGPFQPGPPPVAAPLAGWMSNAPTVAHPAVSGGPMGLGSSSIPASLKHPRTPPTNPSMDYPSGESDHVAKRTRSLGISDEVNLPVNVLPISFPGQGHNQALSVPDDMPKTVARTLNQGSSPMSMDFHPSQQTLLLVGTNVGDIALWEVGSRERLVLRNFKVWDLGACSMPLQTALVKDPGVSVNRVIWSPDGSLFGVAYSRHIVQIYSYHGNDDIRQHLEIDAHVGGVNDLAFSHPNKQLCVITCGDDKTIKVWDATSGAKQYTFEGHEAPVYSVCPHHKENIQFIFSTALDGKIKAWLYDNLGSRVDYDAPGRWCTTMAYSADGTRLFSCGTSKDGESHIVEWNESEGAVKRTYLGFRKRSLGVVQFDTTKNRFLAAGDDFSIKFWDMDHVQLLTSIDADGGLPASPRIRFNKDGSLLAVSANENGIKILANSDGIRLVRTFENLAYDASRASESAKPTVNQISASSSGFADRVASGVGISGMNGDARNTVDVKPRIVEEPNDKSKIWKLTEITEPSQCRSLKLPENLRVTKISRLIYTNSGNAILALASNAIHLLWKWQRNERNSSGKATASVSPQLWQPSSGILMTNDVTEPNHEEAVSCFALSKNDSYVMSASGGKISLFNMMTFKTMTTFMPPPPAATFLAFHPQDNNIIAIGMDDSTIQIYNVRVDEVKSKLKGHSKRITGLAFSHSLNVLVSSGADSQLCVWSTDGWEKQRARSLQLLGRSTSQSDTRVQFHQDQTHFLVVHEAQIAIYETTKLECVKQWVPRESAAPISHATFSCDSQLIYASFLDATVCVFTFTPLHMRCRIIPSAYLSPSISNSNVHPVVVAAHPQDPNQFALGLSDGSVHVFEPLESEGKWGVPPPLENGSANGMPTAPSAGASGSEQAPR, encoded by the exons ATCTGCAAACGCACCGGTTTTTTCATACTTCCTCTGGGCTTGAAGACAAAGCAGTTGCAATGTCATCTCTCAGCAGAGAACTTGTGTTCTTGATTTTACAGTTTCTAGATGAGGAAAAGTTCAAAGAATCTGTCCACAA GCTTGAACAAGAATCTGGCTTTTTCTTTAACATGAAGTACTTTGAAGATGAAGTGCATAATGGTAACTGGGATGAAGTTGAAAAGTATCTGTCTGGTTTTACCAAAGTGGACGACAACCGTTATTCCATGAAAATTTTCTTTGAAATAAGGAAGCAAAAGTATCTTGAGGCATTGGACAA GCGTGACCGGTCCAAGGGTGTTGAAATTCTTGTAAAAGATCTTAAAGTTTTTGCATCGTTCAATGAGGACCTTTTTAAGGAGATTACTCAGCTGTTAACACTAGAGAATTTCAG GGAGAATGAACAGCTGTCCAAGTATGGGGATACTAAATCCGCACGGGCTATCATGTTGGTTGAGCTCAAGAAGCTTATTGAAGCAAATCCATTGTTTCGTGACAAATTGCAGTTTCCAAACCTCAAAAATTCAAGATTGCGAACTTTGATTAACCAAAG CTTAAATTGGCAGCACCAACTTTGTAAAAATCCTAGGCCAAATCCAGATATTAAAACTCTTTTTGTGGATCATTCTTGTGGACAACCAAATGGTGCTCGTGCTCCATCACCTGCAAACAATCCGTTGCTTGGATCAGTGCCAAAACCTGGCAGCTTTCCTCCTCTTGGTGCACATGGG CCTTTCCAACCTGGGCCACCACCTGTGGCAGCTCCACTTGCTGGTTGGATGTCCAACGCACCGACTGTAGCTCATCCAGCAGTTTCTGGTGGACCTATGGGTCTTGGTTCTTCATCTATTCCAG CTTCCCTTAAACATCCTAGGACTCCACCAACAAATCCTTCCATGGATTATCCATCTGGGGAATCTGATCATGTTGCCAAAAGAACTAGGTCACTTGGAATATCTGACGAG GTTAATCTTCCTGTCAATGTGCTGCCTATATCATTTCCAGGGCAAGGTCATAATCAAGCGCTTAGCGTACCTGATGACATGCCCAAGACTGTTGCACGAACATTAAACCAGGGATCATCTCCCATGAGCATGGATTTTCATCCTTCTCAGCAGACGTTGCTTCTAG TCGGCACAAATGTTGGAGATATTGCATTGTGGGAAGTTGGTTCTAGGGAGAGACTGGTGTTGAGAAACTTCAAAGTCTGGGACTTGGGTGCATGTTCAATGCCGTTGCAG ACTGCTTTGGTAAAAGATCCTGGTGTCTCAGTTAACCGTGTTATATGGAGCCCCGATGGTTCATTATTTG GGGTTGCATACTCTAGGCACATTGTTCAAATATATTCTTATCATGGAAATGATGATATTCGTCAGCATTTGGAG attgatgctcatgttggaggcGTAAATGATCTTGCATTCTCTCACCCTAATAAGCAGCTTTGTGTTATAACATGTGGAGACGACAAAACTATAAAG GTTTGGGATGCCACATCTGGTGCAAAACAATACACATTTGAGGGTCATGAGGCTCCTGTGTACTCTGTGTGCCCTCACCATAAAGAGAACATTCAG TTTATTTTCTCAACAGCATTAGATGGAAAGATAAAAGCATGGCTATATGATAATTTGGGATCTCGAGTAGATTATGATGCTCCTGGTCGTTGGTGCACGACAATGGCATACAGTGCCGACGGAACTAG ACTATTTTCATGTGGAACCAGCAAAGATGGGGAGTCACACATTGTTGAGTGGAACGAAAGTGAAGGGGCTGTCAAGAGAACATATCTAGGTTTTCGGAAAAGATCGTTGGGTGTTGTACAATTTGATACaactaaaaatagatttttggCAGCTGGTGATGATTTCTCGATCAAATTCTGGGATATGGACCATGTTCAACTCCTGACCAGTATTGATGCTGATGGAGGTCTTCCA GCAAGCCCTCGAATTCGATTTAACAAGGACGGTTCTCTATTGGCTGTTTCTGCTAATGAAAATGGTATAAAGATTTTGGCCAATAGTGATGGTATTCGTTTAGTTCGTACTTTTGAGAACCTAGCTTATGATGCTTCCAGGGCATCTGAAAGTGCAAAG CCCACAGTAAATCAAATATCAGCAAGTAGTTCTGGATTTGCAGACAGGGTGGCCTCTGGTGTTGGCATCTCCGGAATG AATGGAGATGCAAGAAATACAGTGGATGTAAAACCCAGGATTGTTGAAGAGCCTAATGATAAATCTAAGATATGGAAGCTCACTGAAATTACTGAACCATCACAGTGCCGGTCCTTGAAGCTTCCTGAGAACCTCAGAGTGACTAAG ATATCAAGGTTAATATATACAAACTCTGGTAATGCTATCTTAGCATTAGCATCAAATGCTATTCACCTGCTTTGGAAGTGGCAAAGAAATGAACGCAATTCCAGTGGAAAG GCAACAGCCAGTGTATCACCTCAATTGTGGCAACCTTCAAGTGGCATCCTAATGACAAATGACGTGACCGAACCAAACCATGAGGAAGCTGTTTCCTGCTTTGCTTTGTCCAAGAATGACTCTTATGTGATGTCAGCATCTGGAGGAAAGATCTCCTTGTTCAATATGATGACATTCAAG ACAATGACGACTTTCATGCCCCCACCTCCAGCAGCAACTTTTCTAGCATTCCATCCTCAAGATAATAACATTATCGCTATTGGCATGGATGATTCTACCATCCAGATATATAATGTTCGAGTGGATGAG GTTAAAAGCAAGCTTAAAGGCCACTCTAAAAGGATAACTGGCCTCGCCTTCTCTCATTCGCTTAATGTGCTGGTTTCTTCAGGAGCTGATTCTCAG CTGTGTGTATGGAGCACCGATGGGTGGGAAAAGCAGAGAGCTAGATCCTTGCAGCTGCTGGGGAGATCAACATCTCAGTCAGATACCAGAGTGCAGTTTCATCAGGACCAAACTCATTTCCTGGTTGTGCATGAGGCGCAGATTGCTATATATGAAACAACAAAATTGGAATGTGTAAAGCAG TGGGTTCCACGTGAAAGTGCTGCCCCTATTTCTCATGCGACATTCTCGTGTGATAGCCAGCTGATATATGCCAGTTTCTTGGATGCAACTGTTTGCGTATTCACTTTTACGCCCCTCCATATGCGATGCCGTATTATTCCTTCAGCTTATCTATCACCAAGTATTAG CAATTCGAATGTCCACCCAGTTGTAGTTGCAGCACATCCACAAGATCCAAACCAGTTCGCATTAGGCTTGTCAGATGGTAGTGTTCATGTTTTCGAACCACTTGAATCTGAAGGCAAATGGGGGGTCCCTCCGCCACTTGAAAATGGATCAGCAAATGGTATGCCAACCGCTCCATCTGCTGGAGCTTCAGGCTCCGAACAAGCACCAAGATAA